GTGCGACTCTTCCAGTTCCAGAAACGGCCGCTGTACGCCGGACGCGGCGTTGCTGATGAATACATCGAGGCGCCCATAGACGCTGTCCACCTCTGCAAACAGCGACTTGATGCTCTCCACATCGCCAACGTTTGCCTTGATGAGGTGCACTCGTGCGCCCGTCTGCTCAAGTTCCGCCTTCGCTTCCTGCGCCTTGCTGCGGCTGCGCAGGAAATTGAGGGCGAGGTCGTAGCCGGCCTCTGCGAACTTGCGCGCGATGGCCTTGCCAATCCCGCGCGTTCCCCCCGTGATGAGTGCCACTTTTCGTGCTTGTGTGCCTGTTGACATGTCCTTCGTCCTTTCCTATGTACACTTGCCTCGTGCCGTACGCTTGTTTCGGATTCGCGCAGGATTCAGGACCCGCTGCCTCCATTGTATCATCCAAAGGCGTGCGCGGCCGCCCACTCCACCACTTCCGACACCGTCTTCAGGCCGAGTTGTTCGCACAGCACCTGCTCGCGCGCCCAGACTTCAGCGGTCATCGCGATGTCGGCGTCCGCCCGGTGGCGGTTGGCAACCGGGATGTCGAGCGCACAGCACACCGACTCCAGCGTCGGCACCGACGGTAAACGCCACAGCGCACGCGCCACCACGGATGTGTCGATCACGATGGGACGCAGCGGCATTTTCCAGATGCGCCGTGTGTGCCGCTGCAGGAACGAGAGCTCGTGTCTGGCGTGGTGGGCCACCCAAACGCGGTGCACGGACATCGCGAGCGCGCGGTACAGCACATCGTCGAGCGGCGCTCCATCATTGACCGCTTCCGGCGTGAGGCCGGTCAACGCCCAGACGCGCTCTGGGATGCGCCGCACATCTTCGGGCCGCACCAGTTCATACAACGTCGGGTCAAGCTTCGGATTCGACCCGCACATACACCCCGCAGCCAGGGAGAGGATGACATCCGAAACCGCGGAAAACCCGCTCGTTTCAATATCAATCACAAAGTAGGCAGCTTCTGCGAGTGGCAGTTCCCAGACGCTGGCGCCAAAGTCGCCGTCCGCAAACAGGTCCCGTTCTGCCATGGCGCCGATGCGTTCGGACCGTCCGGCCCCCGGGAACCACTTCACAGCCGCTCCCCCCTCGGTTTCGGGAACTGCCGACAGACCCAGCGTTCGAGTTCCTTCGCCGTCTGCAAGTGCGACAACAGCGCATCGCGCCAGCCGCTTGGCAGCATGTCGATGTCGATCTCGTCCGTCATCGGCCGCCCCGCCAGCATCGCCTCCGCCTGCGCGCGCAGGCGGAGGCGCCACCCAAACGCGAGGGCGGACGCGAGGGCCTGTGCCCGCTTTGCCTTCCAAACGCCGTTCTCCACCAAACACCGAAGCCGTGCCAGCGTCTCCGTCTCCGGGCAGCCGTGGGCGATGCTGACCAGGCGAATGGCGTGAACCAGCGGTGTGACGAGCCCTTCCTTGATGTTGATGCAGGCGCGCCCCCCCGCCCGCCGCACGCGCACCTGGCCAAATCGACCAAGGGCCACCGTACGGTGAATGCCGAGGTGCGCCATTTCCCAGCGAATAAACGCGGACGCCCGAATCCCCTCCCCCACCTGCGACACCAAGCGCGCCCACTGCGATACGTCGTCAAGCGGACGGCCGTCCGTCATCATATACAGAAACCGCGCATGGTCCCAGTCGGGGCGTGCAAAGTAGTGCCGGATTCTCGCTTCCCACTGCGCCAGCGTGCCGCACCAGCGCTCGTTTGTCGCCATCACGAAGCCGTCGCACGGCGGGCACCCGAACGTATGCATGACGCGAATCACGTTGTACAGGTACGGCCGAACCGCCTCGGCGACGGCCTCGTCATCCACCAGCAGGGCATTGT
Above is a genomic segment from Alicyclobacillus cycloheptanicus containing:
- a CDS encoding exonuclease domain-containing protein codes for the protein MKWFPGAGRSERIGAMAERDLFADGDFGASVWELPLAEAAYFVIDIETSGFSAVSDVILSLAAGCMCGSNPKLDPTLYELVRPEDVRRIPERVWALTGLTPEAVNDGAPLDDVLYRALAMSVHRVWVAHHARHELSFLQRHTRRIWKMPLRPIVIDTSVVARALWRLPSVPTLESVCCALDIPVANRHRADADIAMTAEVWAREQVLCEQLGLKTVSEVVEWAAAHAFG
- a CDS encoding putative nucleotidyltransferase substrate binding domain-containing protein, producing the protein MQESVRCAVRLPDIDPAWIGQPSADAAIRRWRLAIAEDAWTAVEEGVDLTVWMAAYQAVRDDLLAAVWTWAVPADLRAAAHYIRFGSGGRREDLLGSDLDNALLVDDEAVAEAVRPYLYNVIRVMHTFGCPPCDGFVMATNERWCGTLAQWEARIRHYFARPDWDHARFLYMMTDGRPLDDVSQWARLVSQVGEGIRASAFIRWEMAHLGIHRTVALGRFGQVRVRRAGGRACINIKEGLVTPLVHAIRLVSIAHGCPETETLARLRCLVENGVWKAKRAQALASALAFGWRLRLRAQAEAMLAGRPMTDEIDIDMLPSGWRDALLSHLQTAKELERWVCRQFPKPRGERL